The nucleotide window TAGAAATGCTGGAAATGGTTCTAAGTCGTTAAAATCGTTGAACACAACTCCTCTATAAGTCCGTCAAGTCCATCAAGTCCGTCGAGAATTTAAAATTGGCCAGGGGCGGGCACTTTGCGATATACTGAGTTAAAGTTAAAATAGGAACCTCATGGAACTACCATTCTCCGCTGCCGCCGATCGTAATAAAGAGCCCATCCTCGAAGTTCTTAAGAAAGTTCTTCGTCCTGAAGACAAAAACCTACTTGAGGTCGGCGCAGGCACAGGGCAACACGCGGTTTACCTCGCGCCATTTTTTCCAAAGATGGAATGGACTCCAACTGAGGTGGCAGAAAATCTACCCATGCTGCGCGAACGCATAAAAGAAAGTGGTGTTCCCAATATCAAAACTCCATTTCGCATGACAGTGGGTCAAGATGATTTTCCGATTCGCACTTTCGACGTTATTTTGACGATTAATACCTTCCACATCA belongs to Bdellovibrio svalbardensis and includes:
- a CDS encoding DUF938 domain-containing protein, which encodes MELPFSAAADRNKEPILEVLKKVLRPEDKNLLEVGAGTGQHAVYLAPFFPKMEWTPTEVAENLPMLRERIKESGVPNIKTPFRMTVGQDDFPIRTFDVILTINTFHIMHWKECKTFIKLISGRLQEGGKVLIYGPFNYNGKFTTPSNEEFDKSLRANDPQSGIRNFEDVLGAMFKNGFELLKDFEMPANNRLLVFRRLKFIRKS